In Nonomuraea sp. NBC_00507, the following are encoded in one genomic region:
- a CDS encoding exonuclease SbcCD subunit D, producing MKILHTADWHVGKVLKGRPRLDEHRAVLRELVGAARTHDVDAVIVAGDLFDTSAPTPEAQSLVLNALMALRADNRDVIVLAGNHDNPQLLEVYRPVLGKLGLHVLGAFRRPDAGGTLAFTARSGEPVRLAVLPFLSHRYVVRAAEVLTGTAADHNRDYAARIGELIGALTAGFHGDTVNLVTTHGTLPGGAFGGGEREAQSIFSYYFEPTAFPTATQYAALGHLHRRQQIPGPCPIWYSGSPLAVDFGEEGNTPGALLVEVSPGRPAVVRELTFGSARRLRTVRGTLEQLEAIEPGDDWLKVIVEEKPRVGLADDVRELLSGAVDVMLDEKFRPVPATRRASSADRSPRELFRDYLAATGRHDDQVATLFDRLYDEVTG from the coding sequence GTGAAGATCCTCCACACCGCGGACTGGCACGTGGGCAAGGTGCTCAAAGGCCGCCCTCGACTCGACGAGCACCGGGCCGTGCTGCGCGAGCTGGTCGGCGCCGCCCGTACGCACGACGTGGACGCCGTCATCGTGGCCGGCGACCTGTTCGACACCTCCGCCCCCACCCCCGAGGCCCAGTCGCTGGTGCTCAACGCGCTCATGGCGCTGCGGGCCGACAACCGCGACGTGATCGTGCTGGCCGGCAACCACGACAACCCGCAGCTGCTGGAGGTCTACCGGCCGGTGCTGGGCAAGCTGGGGCTGCACGTGCTCGGCGCCTTCCGCCGTCCCGACGCGGGCGGCACGCTGGCCTTCACCGCGCGCTCCGGCGAGCCGGTGCGGCTGGCCGTGCTGCCCTTCCTGTCGCACCGCTACGTCGTACGCGCCGCCGAGGTCCTCACCGGCACCGCCGCCGACCACAACCGCGACTACGCCGCCCGCATCGGCGAGCTGATCGGCGCGCTCACCGCCGGCTTCCACGGCGACACCGTCAACCTCGTCACCACCCACGGCACCCTGCCCGGCGGGGCATTCGGCGGCGGCGAGCGGGAGGCGCAGTCGATCTTCTCCTACTACTTCGAGCCGACCGCCTTCCCGACGGCCACCCAGTACGCCGCCCTCGGCCACCTCCATCGCCGCCAGCAGATCCCCGGGCCCTGCCCGATCTGGTACAGCGGCTCGCCGCTCGCCGTCGACTTCGGCGAAGAAGGCAACACCCCGGGCGCGCTGCTGGTCGAGGTCTCGCCTGGTCGTCCGGCCGTGGTGCGCGAGCTGACGTTCGGCTCGGCCCGCCGGCTGCGCACCGTACGCGGCACGCTGGAGCAGCTGGAGGCCATCGAGCCCGGCGACGACTGGCTCAAGGTGATCGTCGAGGAGAAACCCCGCGTGGGCCTCGCCGACGACGTGCGCGAGCTGCTGTCCGGCGCCGTGGACGTCATGCTGGATGAGAAGTTCCGTCCGGTGCCCGCCACGCGGCGGGCGAGCTCCGCCGACCGCAGCCCGCGCGAGTTGTTCCGCGACTACCTTGCCGCCACCGGACGCCACGACGACCAGGTGGCCACCCTGTTCGACCGGCTCTACGACGAGGTGACCGGCTGA
- a CDS encoding response regulator transcription factor, translating into MRVLVVEDERMLADAIAEWLREETHAVDLAHDGEAALERIAVNDYDVVVLDRDLPRVHGDEVCRELVASESDARVLMLTAAAQLDDRVTGLSIGADDYLSKPFAFPELAARVLALGRRSRPAVPPVLRRAGITLDPARREVFRNGRFVPLSKKEFAVLAELMRANGNVVSAEQLLEKAWDEHADPFTGAVRLTILKLRRKLADPPVVETVPGVGYRIA; encoded by the coding sequence ATGCGGGTGCTGGTGGTTGAGGACGAGCGGATGCTCGCCGACGCGATTGCCGAGTGGCTGCGCGAGGAGACCCATGCGGTCGATCTGGCGCATGACGGCGAGGCGGCGCTGGAACGGATCGCGGTCAACGACTACGACGTGGTCGTGCTGGATCGCGACCTGCCGCGGGTGCACGGCGACGAGGTGTGCAGGGAACTGGTCGCCTCGGAGTCCGACGCGCGGGTGCTGATGCTGACGGCGGCCGCGCAGCTCGACGACCGGGTGACGGGGCTGTCCATCGGGGCCGACGACTACCTGTCGAAGCCGTTCGCGTTCCCCGAGCTGGCCGCCCGCGTCCTGGCCCTGGGGCGGCGCTCGCGGCCGGCCGTACCGCCGGTGCTGCGCCGGGCCGGGATCACGCTGGACCCGGCGCGCAGGGAGGTGTTCAGGAACGGGCGGTTCGTGCCGCTGTCGAAGAAGGAGTTCGCGGTGCTGGCCGAGCTGATGCGGGCCAACGGCAACGTGGTCTCGGCCGAGCAGCTGCTGGAGAAGGCGTGGGACGAGCACGCCGACCCGTTCACGGGGGCCGTCCGGCTCACCATTCTCAAGCTGCGCCGCAAGCTCGCCGACCCGCCGGTCGTGGAGACCGTGCCGGGGGTGGGGTACCGGATCGCATGA
- a CDS encoding sensor histidine kinase produces the protein MRLPRLQPTLRLRLTLVYGAVFFLAGLTLLGVTYLLFNQQLTQTFESRYASEPGKVKNLFFMKDGVLLEGQAAIEWLRQQELELRSAAITSLLTQGAIALVVVGGLAVGLGWVVAGRVLAPLHRVTDTARKIAAEPMAERGLHQRIGLEGPEDEVKTLADTFDTMVERLDDSFDGQRRFVANASHELRTPLTLNRALVELAMHRRTASADVKELGESLLEINARHERLISGLLLLARSEQEIADRSPVDLADVVTHVVRQTEGDAAEAKITVYEVTAQAPTTGDALLLERLVHNLVENGIRYNVDDGAGWVRVVSRTVSEGKVEVEVSNTGPEVPPYDVPLLFKPFHRHGAERVVTARSAGLGLSIVQSVALAHGGDVRARPREGGGLIVTASLPRARH, from the coding sequence ATGAGACTCCCGCGCCTGCAGCCCACGTTGCGACTGCGACTCACGCTCGTGTACGGCGCCGTCTTCTTTCTCGCTGGGCTGACCTTGCTCGGCGTCACCTATTTGCTGTTCAACCAGCAACTGACGCAGACGTTCGAGAGCCGGTACGCGTCGGAGCCCGGCAAGGTCAAGAACCTGTTCTTCATGAAGGACGGCGTCCTGCTGGAGGGCCAGGCCGCGATCGAGTGGCTGCGCCAGCAGGAGCTGGAGCTGCGCAGTGCCGCCATCACCTCGTTGCTCACCCAGGGCGCGATCGCGCTGGTCGTGGTGGGCGGCCTGGCCGTCGGACTCGGCTGGGTGGTGGCGGGGCGGGTGCTGGCGCCGCTGCACCGAGTCACCGACACGGCCCGCAAGATCGCCGCCGAGCCCATGGCCGAGCGCGGCCTGCATCAGCGGATCGGTCTCGAAGGGCCGGAGGACGAGGTCAAGACGCTGGCCGACACGTTCGACACCATGGTGGAGCGGCTGGACGACTCCTTCGACGGGCAGCGCAGGTTCGTGGCGAACGCCTCTCATGAGCTGCGTACGCCGCTGACGCTGAACCGGGCGCTGGTCGAGCTGGCCATGCACCGCCGTACGGCCTCGGCTGACGTCAAGGAGCTGGGCGAGAGCCTGCTGGAGATCAACGCCCGCCACGAGCGGCTCATCTCCGGGTTGCTGCTGCTGGCCAGGTCCGAGCAGGAGATCGCGGATCGGTCGCCGGTGGACCTGGCCGACGTGGTGACGCACGTGGTCAGGCAGACCGAAGGGGACGCCGCCGAGGCCAAGATCACCGTGTACGAGGTGACCGCGCAGGCGCCGACCACCGGGGACGCGTTGCTGCTCGAACGGCTGGTGCACAACCTGGTCGAGAACGGCATCCGCTACAACGTCGACGACGGCGCCGGGTGGGTGCGGGTGGTCAGCCGTACGGTGTCGGAGGGAAAGGTCGAGGTGGAGGTCAGCAACACCGGGCCTGAGGTGCCGCCCTACGACGTCCCGCTGCTGTTCAAGCCCTTCCACCGGCACGGCGCCGAGCGGGTGGTCACCGCGCGGAGCGCGGGTCTTGGCCTGTCGATCGTGCAGTCGGTGGCGCTCGCGCACGGCGGCGACGTCAGGGCACGGCCGCGCGAGGGGGGCGGCCTGATCGTGACCGCCTCGCTCCCCCGCGCCCGCCACTGA
- a CDS encoding SMC family ATPase → MRPLLLHLDHFGSFREPVTVDFTDTEYFALVGPTGAGKSTIIDAICFALYGTVPRWGREGAVAHALAPSVSAGKVAMVFESNGRRYGVVRAMVRDAKGAVRTKEARLDELDPVAQPAFDAVVKPLAEGENVTIEAQQVTGLEYRFFTQCVVLPQGRFAEFLHAAPRERQDLLVQLLDADVYERIRQRAAREEETAKQAASFARDELAKLSGASEEAERELAERLAALRRLAETISADLDLLRARESDIRRAEQERAAVAERQSVLSALRMPDAVPTLASARRAAAEAVETLTAEVATLEADDHEAYEALAALGDRGAPRAALAALDARERLHVEARRARGAAASAAAPLEGLAAEAADAERALANVEARRERLRDAHAAAHLVQRLAVGEACPVCRHPITELPRHEQPTDMRTADRALATARERVQQARAAHAKAETSASMLAAQAARLETELAALPAPGDRAELEARLAAIAKADELATEARNAVRAARGRLDRARSAAEQVERQADSAWRTLESARDRLLVSGVQDDPPPPLVREDLHRAWSELLGWRDRAAQAARAALAAYDEELARVGERLAADRHRLGERLAEHGVVAPRDASPDQLGAAVAGTAARAESALDRLKEDRKRAADLENQVAMKEHEAKVAHELALRLRANAFERWLCAEALAVLVASASETLRELSDGQYELALSDKTGDIEVIDFGEAGMRRSARTLSGGETFQAALALALALSGAVARGLDSIFLDEGFGTLDPATLDTVATTLERLAAGQDRMIGVVTHVPALADRVPVRFEVRRDAKGSHVRKAEVQ, encoded by the coding sequence ATGCGCCCCCTGCTGCTGCACCTGGACCACTTCGGCAGCTTCCGCGAGCCGGTGACGGTGGACTTCACCGACACCGAATACTTCGCGCTGGTCGGCCCCACAGGGGCGGGCAAGAGCACGATCATCGATGCGATCTGCTTCGCCCTGTACGGCACGGTGCCGCGCTGGGGGAGGGAGGGCGCCGTCGCCCACGCACTGGCGCCGTCCGTCAGCGCCGGCAAGGTGGCGATGGTGTTCGAGAGCAACGGGCGCCGTTACGGCGTGGTCCGGGCGATGGTGCGCGACGCCAAGGGCGCGGTGCGTACCAAGGAGGCCAGGCTCGACGAGCTCGACCCCGTGGCCCAGCCGGCGTTCGACGCGGTGGTCAAACCCCTCGCCGAGGGCGAGAACGTCACCATCGAGGCCCAGCAGGTGACCGGTCTGGAGTACCGGTTCTTCACTCAGTGCGTGGTGCTGCCGCAGGGGCGCTTCGCCGAGTTCCTGCACGCGGCGCCGCGCGAGCGGCAGGACCTGCTGGTGCAGTTGCTCGACGCCGACGTGTACGAGCGGATCAGGCAGCGCGCCGCCCGCGAGGAGGAGACCGCCAAGCAGGCCGCCTCCTTCGCCCGCGACGAGCTCGCCAAGTTGTCCGGCGCGAGCGAGGAGGCCGAGCGGGAGCTGGCCGAACGGCTGGCGGCGCTGCGGCGGCTGGCCGAGACCATCAGCGCCGACCTGGACCTGCTGCGGGCCCGCGAGTCCGACATCCGCCGCGCCGAGCAGGAGCGGGCGGCCGTCGCCGAACGGCAGTCGGTGTTGTCGGCGCTGCGCATGCCCGACGCGGTCCCGACCCTGGCTTCGGCCCGCCGCGCCGCCGCCGAGGCGGTCGAGACGCTGACCGCCGAGGTCGCCACCCTGGAAGCCGACGATCATGAGGCGTACGAGGCGCTGGCCGCCCTGGGCGATCGGGGCGCGCCGCGGGCGGCGCTGGCCGCGCTGGACGCCCGCGAGCGGTTGCACGTCGAGGCCAGGCGCGCCCGCGGCGCCGCCGCTTCAGCCGCCGCGCCGCTGGAGGGCCTGGCCGCCGAGGCGGCCGATGCCGAACGAGCGCTCGCCAACGTGGAGGCGCGGCGCGAACGCCTGCGTGACGCCCACGCCGCCGCCCACCTCGTCCAGCGGCTCGCCGTCGGCGAAGCGTGCCCGGTCTGCCGCCACCCGATCACCGAGCTGCCGCGCCACGAGCAGCCCACCGACATGCGCACCGCCGACCGCGCCCTCGCCACCGCCCGCGAACGGGTCCAGCAGGCCAGAGCCGCGCACGCCAAGGCCGAGACGTCGGCGTCGATGCTGGCCGCGCAGGCCGCCCGGCTGGAGACTGAGCTGGCCGCGTTGCCCGCCCCCGGCGACCGGGCCGAGCTCGAAGCGCGGCTGGCCGCCATCGCCAAGGCCGACGAGCTCGCCACCGAGGCCCGCAACGCCGTACGCGCCGCCCGCGGCCGGCTGGACCGCGCGCGGAGCGCCGCCGAGCAGGTCGAGCGGCAGGCCGACAGCGCCTGGCGCACGCTGGAGTCCGCCCGCGACCGGCTGCTCGTCTCGGGTGTCCAGGACGACCCGCCGCCGCCCTTGGTCCGCGAGGACCTGCACCGGGCCTGGAGCGAGCTGCTCGGCTGGCGGGACCGGGCCGCACAGGCCGCCCGTGCCGCGCTGGCCGCGTACGACGAGGAGCTCGCCCGGGTCGGTGAGCGGCTCGCCGCCGACCGCCACAGGCTCGGCGAGCGCCTGGCCGAGCACGGCGTCGTCGCCCCGCGCGACGCCTCCCCCGACCAGCTGGGCGCCGCCGTCGCCGGGACCGCGGCCCGCGCCGAAAGCGCGCTCGACCGGCTCAAGGAGGACCGCAAGCGGGCCGCCGACCTGGAGAACCAGGTCGCGATGAAGGAGCACGAGGCCAAGGTCGCCCACGAGCTCGCGCTGCGCCTGCGCGCCAACGCCTTCGAGCGCTGGTTGTGCGCCGAAGCCCTCGCCGTGCTGGTCGCCTCGGCCTCCGAGACGCTGCGCGAGCTGTCCGACGGCCAGTACGAGCTGGCGCTCAGCGACAAGACCGGCGACATCGAGGTCATCGACTTCGGCGAGGCCGGGATGCGGCGCAGCGCCCGCACACTGTCGGGCGGTGAGACCTTCCAGGCCGCGCTGGCACTCGCCCTGGCCCTGTCCGGCGCCGTCGCCAGGGGATTGGACTCCATCTTCCTCGACGAGGGCTTCGGCACCCTGGACCCGGCCACGCTCGACACCGTCGCCACCACGCTCGAACGCCTCGCCGCCGGCCAAGATCGCATGATCGGCGTCGTCACCCACGTTCCCGCGCTGGCCGATCGGGTGCCGGTACGCTTCGAGGTCAGGCGCGACGCCAAGGGCTCCCATGTGCGGAAGGCGGAGGTTCAGTGA
- a CDS encoding ATP-binding protein has translation MTVNGASATTPVAEVTGQAVGRVLGTQAASPLSFWVGLEPGKVLQLDDVVVTRREVPGYGPVLMAGVVTTVEARHEGAAYDSDVFLIAEGALPAAVVEVAEIRVTRVEPEVFVPPLPGAQVYLASAGDRDQALYFDVMDRRIPMGMGRDGQPLYVNFDFLDGTRGAHVSISGVSGVATKTSFATFLLYSIFNSGVLDAESANTKALIFSVKGEDLLFLDHDNLRLDEKARSVYARLGLPARPFGSVHVFAPPRPNDPNGVPHVAARTQGVSAFYWTLVEFCEDELLRFVFADADDERAGYSLLVGQVAARLKAWAEPVGDGGAVRVQGTTCRTFADLVEMLSDQLQDEGSRLQWTGAQTPLGTVNAFLRRLRSAVRPLSPIVRGDLPFYRAHSVSTSDAQVSIVDLHNLPERAQRFVVGVVLRGEFHRKESSGTAKPLLFVVLDELNKYAPREGDSPIKEILLDVAERGRSLGVILIGAQQTASEVERRIVSNSAVRVAGRLDPAEAARSEYGWLPPAVRERATIAKPGTMFVAQPEIPVPLAVAFPFPAWATRPAEAAAQVTASSGDPFKGLPGVEDDIPPF, from the coding sequence CGGGCCGGTGCTGATGGCGGGCGTGGTGACGACCGTGGAGGCCAGGCACGAGGGCGCGGCCTACGACTCGGACGTGTTCCTGATCGCCGAGGGCGCGCTGCCTGCCGCCGTGGTCGAGGTGGCCGAGATACGGGTGACCAGGGTCGAGCCGGAGGTGTTCGTGCCGCCGCTGCCCGGCGCCCAGGTCTACCTGGCCAGTGCCGGCGACCGCGACCAGGCGCTCTACTTCGACGTCATGGACCGGCGCATCCCGATGGGCATGGGCCGCGACGGCCAGCCGCTCTACGTCAACTTCGACTTCCTCGACGGCACCCGCGGCGCCCACGTGTCGATTTCCGGCGTGTCCGGCGTGGCCACCAAGACCTCCTTCGCCACGTTCCTCCTCTACTCGATCTTCAACTCGGGAGTGCTGGACGCGGAGTCGGCCAACACCAAGGCGTTGATCTTCTCCGTCAAGGGCGAGGACCTGCTCTTCCTCGACCACGACAACCTCCGCCTCGACGAGAAGGCCAGGAGCGTCTACGCCAGGCTCGGGCTGCCCGCGCGGCCGTTCGGCAGCGTGCACGTCTTCGCCCCGCCCCGGCCGAACGACCCGAACGGCGTGCCCCACGTCGCCGCCCGCACCCAGGGGGTGAGCGCCTTCTACTGGACGCTGGTCGAGTTCTGTGAGGACGAGCTGCTGCGGTTCGTCTTCGCCGACGCCGACGACGAGCGGGCCGGCTATTCGCTGCTCGTCGGCCAGGTCGCCGCCCGGCTGAAGGCGTGGGCCGAGCCCGTGGGCGACGGCGGTGCGGTCAGGGTGCAGGGCACGACGTGCCGGACGTTCGCCGACCTCGTCGAGATGCTGTCCGACCAGCTGCAGGACGAGGGCAGCCGGCTGCAGTGGACCGGCGCGCAGACGCCGCTCGGCACCGTCAACGCCTTCCTGCGCAGGCTCCGCAGCGCGGTCCGCCCGCTGTCCCCGATCGTCCGCGGCGACCTGCCGTTCTACCGCGCCCACTCGGTCAGCACGTCCGACGCCCAGGTCTCGATCGTGGACCTGCACAACCTGCCGGAGCGGGCGCAGCGGTTCGTGGTCGGCGTGGTGCTGCGCGGCGAGTTCCACCGCAAGGAGTCCTCAGGCACGGCCAAACCCCTGCTGTTCGTGGTGCTGGACGAGCTCAACAAGTACGCGCCGCGCGAGGGCGACTCGCCGATCAAGGAGATCCTGCTGGACGTGGCCGAGCGCGGCCGCTCACTCGGCGTCATCCTCATCGGCGCCCAGCAGACCGCCTCGGAGGTGGAGCGGCGCATCGTCTCCAACAGCGCCGTACGCGTCGCAGGCCGCCTCGACCCGGCCGAGGCCGCCAGATCCGAGTACGGCTGGCTGCCCCCGGCCGTCCGGGAGCGCGCCACGATCGCCAAGCCGGGCACCATGTTCGTGGCCCAGCCGGAGATCCCGGTCCCGCTGGCCGTGGCCTTTCCCTTCCCCGCGTGGGCGACCCGGCCGGCCGAGGCGGCGGCGCAGGTGACGGCGTCGAGCGGTGATCCGTTCAAGGGCCTGCCCGGCGTCGAAGACGACATCCCGCCCTTCTGA
- a CDS encoding efflux RND transporter periplasmic adaptor subunit: protein MATLDGKAEPDATPSRPRRRRGRGKVVAGLFIVLAAAGGGFVAINSGGLLEGASGPTQSAKALPPATATVARQTLNDTMDADGELGYGPVTTAVSRKPGTITWLPESGQQITRGKSMYRLDNDPVTLMYGDTPAYRDLKIGAEGNDVENLERNLSKLGYDGFTVDDEYTYDTAEAVMEWQEDRGLDETGVVELGRVVFAPGKVRVESIESEEGQPAQPGQKVLTYTGTSKVVTVELEAEDQRMAKKGAKVEVTLPDGKNVNGKVTEVATVIVPGDSQNADPETRVEALVSIGNAKAAKGLDKASVDVTFTASQRKNVLTVPVAALVALREGGFGLEVIEGGTSRYIAVETGLFAGGRVEVEGDGLTEGMTVGMPK from the coding sequence ATGGCCACCCTTGACGGGAAGGCGGAGCCCGATGCGACGCCCTCCCGCCCGCGCCGCCGTCGCGGGCGGGGCAAGGTGGTCGCCGGACTGTTCATCGTGCTGGCCGCAGCGGGCGGTGGGTTCGTGGCGATCAACAGCGGGGGCCTGCTGGAGGGCGCCTCGGGTCCGACCCAGTCGGCCAAGGCCCTGCCCCCGGCCACCGCCACGGTGGCCAGGCAGACGCTGAACGACACCATGGACGCCGATGGCGAGCTCGGCTACGGACCGGTCACCACGGCGGTGAGCAGGAAGCCCGGCACGATCACCTGGCTGCCCGAGAGCGGTCAGCAGATCACCCGCGGCAAGTCGATGTACCGGCTGGACAACGACCCCGTCACGCTCATGTACGGCGACACGCCCGCCTACCGCGACCTCAAGATCGGCGCGGAGGGCAACGACGTGGAGAACCTGGAGCGCAACCTCAGCAAGCTGGGCTACGACGGCTTCACGGTCGACGACGAGTACACCTACGACACCGCCGAGGCCGTCATGGAATGGCAGGAAGACCGTGGCCTGGACGAGACCGGCGTGGTCGAGCTGGGCCGCGTCGTCTTCGCGCCGGGCAAGGTACGCGTGGAGAGCATCGAGTCCGAGGAGGGCCAGCCGGCCCAGCCCGGCCAGAAGGTCCTGACGTACACGGGCACGTCCAAGGTCGTCACCGTCGAGCTGGAGGCCGAGGACCAGCGGATGGCCAAGAAGGGGGCCAAGGTCGAGGTCACGCTGCCCGACGGCAAGAACGTGAACGGCAAGGTCACCGAGGTCGCCACGGTCATCGTGCCGGGCGACAGCCAGAACGCCGACCCCGAGACCCGGGTCGAGGCGCTGGTCTCGATCGGCAATGCCAAGGCCGCCAAGGGGCTCGACAAGGCGTCGGTGGACGTGACGTTCACCGCCTCCCAGCGCAAGAACGTGCTGACCGTGCCGGTCGCGGCGCTCGTGGCGCTGCGGGAGGGCGGCTTTGGCCTGGAGGTGATCGAGGGCGGCACGTCGAGGTACATCGCCGTCGAGACGGGGCTGTTCGCCGGCGGGCGGGTCGAGGTCGAGGGCGACGGGCTCACCGAGGGCATGACCGTGGGGATGCCGAAGTGA
- a CDS encoding ABC transporter ATP-binding protein gives MISLTDVSKSYPGGVTALNSVSLRIEHGELVAIAGPSGSGKSTMLNVVGTLDRPSSGTIHIDGYDVSKLSDGQLSALRATTIGFIFQHFHLAAKVPALDNVADGLIYTGMSRSERRRRAAAALERVGLGHRMDHEPHELSGGERQRVAIARAVAGEPPLVLADEPTGALDSVSGTGVMELLHELNASGTTIVIITHDREIAASLPRQVRMRDGEIIADSAMPDMPDSGTSGMVPDSGTSDMAESGVA, from the coding sequence ATGATCTCGCTGACGGATGTGTCCAAGTCCTACCCCGGCGGGGTGACGGCGCTGAACTCGGTGTCGCTGCGCATCGAGCACGGCGAGCTCGTCGCCATCGCCGGCCCGTCGGGGTCGGGGAAGTCGACCATGCTCAACGTCGTCGGCACCCTCGACCGGCCGTCCTCGGGAACCATCCACATCGACGGCTACGACGTGTCGAAACTGTCCGACGGCCAGCTCTCGGCGCTGCGCGCCACCACGATCGGTTTCATCTTCCAGCACTTCCACCTCGCCGCGAAGGTCCCCGCGCTGGACAACGTGGCCGACGGCCTCATCTACACCGGCATGAGCAGGTCCGAGCGGCGCCGCCGGGCGGCCGCCGCGCTCGAACGGGTCGGTCTCGGGCACCGGATGGACCACGAGCCGCACGAGTTGTCCGGTGGCGAGCGGCAGCGCGTGGCCATCGCCAGGGCCGTGGCGGGCGAGCCGCCGCTGGTGCTGGCCGACGAGCCGACCGGGGCTCTGGACTCGGTGTCCGGCACGGGGGTGATGGAGTTGCTGCACGAGTTGAACGCCTCCGGCACCACCATCGTGATCATCACGCACGATCGGGAGATCGCCGCCAGCCTGCCCCGGCAGGTGCGGATGCGGGACGGCGAGATCATCGCGGACAGCGCGATGCCCGACATGCCGGACTCCGGCACGTCGGGCATGGTGCCGGACTCGGGCACATCGGATATGGCCGAATCAGGGGTGGCGTGA